One region of Acomys russatus chromosome 8, mAcoRus1.1, whole genome shotgun sequence genomic DNA includes:
- the LOC127193366 gene encoding peptidyl-prolyl cis-trans isomerase NIMA-interacting 4-like, translating into MASLRDAAKGKSGSGKGEKGGAVSGSDSADKKSQGPKGGGNAVKVRHLLCKKHGKIMEAMEKLKSRMRFSEVASQYNEDKARQGGDLGWMTRGSMVGPFQEAAFALPVSGMDKPVYTDPPVKTKFGYQIIMVEGRK; encoded by the coding sequence ATGGCAAGCTTAAGAGATGCCGCCAAAGGGAAAAGTGGTTCTggaaaaggggagaaaggaggtgCAGTCTCTGGGAGTGATAGTGCTGACAAGAAATCTCAAGGCCCTAAAGGTGGTGGCAATGCTGTAAAGGTCAGACACCTTCTATGTAAAAAACATGGCAAAATCATGGAAGCCATGGAAAAGTTAAAGTCTAGAATGAGATTCAGTGAAGTGGCCTCACAATACAATGAAGATAAAGCCAGGCAAGGGGGTGACTTGGGTTGGATGACCAGAGGGTCCATGGTGGGACCATTTCAAGAAGCAGCATTTGCCTTGCCTGTAAGTGGAATGGATAAGCCTGTGTACACAGACCCACCAGTTAAGACAAAATTTGGATATCAGATTATTATggttgaaggaagaaaataa